The following coding sequences lie in one Rutidosis leptorrhynchoides isolate AG116_Rl617_1_P2 chromosome 6, CSIRO_AGI_Rlap_v1, whole genome shotgun sequence genomic window:
- the LOC139855658 gene encoding uncharacterized protein, whose product MAWMTRFLTAIAFLAIGVIFSPETFGSKSAKITTFVKLAHLLCFSTSWGAALWVTFIAGIIMFKHMPRHQFGNLQSKMFPAYFMMVGICCAVSVGCFGYTHPWKSSSTAEKYQLGFLVAAFVFNLSNLFVFSPMTIEMMKQRHKVERESNIGEEVGWTKNQEVAKVNPKLAAMNKKFGMIHGLSSLANIMSFGSLAMHSWYLAGKLDL is encoded by the exons ATGGCTTGGATGACACGTTTTCTCACTGCGATTGCTTTCTTAGCAATCGGAGTTATATTTTCGCCGGAAACTTTCGGGTCAAAATCAGCTAAAATCACTACTTTTGTTAAACTTGCGCACCTTTTATGTTTCTCAACCTCTTGGGGCGCAGCACTTTGGGTCACCTTCATCGCTGGCATCATCATGTTCAA GCATATGCCGAGACATCAATTCGGGAATCTGCAAAGCAAGATGTTTCCGGCGTACTTTATGATGGTCGGTATATGTTGTGCAGTGTCCGTAGGGTGTTTTGGGTATACACATCCATGGAAGTCTTCATCAACTGCCGAGAAGTATCAGTTAGGGTTTTTAGTTGCTGCTTTCGTTTTCAATCTCAGTAATCTATTTGTGTTTTCTCCAATGACCATTGAG ATGATGAAGCAAAGGCACAAGGTGGAGAGGGAATCAAACATAGGGGAAGAAGTTGGGTGGACAAAGAACCAGGAGGTTGCGAAGGTGAACCCGAAGCTAGCAGCAATGAACAAAAAGTTTGGAATGATACATGGACTATCTTCTCTTGCTAACATCATGTCGTTTGGTAGCCTTGCAATGCATTCATGGTATCTTGCAGGCAAACTTGATCTCTAG